The proteins below are encoded in one region of Peribacillus muralis:
- the rnmV gene encoding ribonuclease M5 has protein sequence MKKIKEIIVVEGKDDTVAIKRAVNADTIETNGSAVNESCIEQVRLAQQTRGAIIFTDPDFPGQKIRNIISEQVKGCKHAFLTKKEALPKSGRGIGVEHASPEAIRNALKDAQLMDEEASEEISQQDLIDAGLIGGPGAKERRERLGTILKIGFTNGKQLYKRLKMFQISTETFYEAMIQINQEENHE, from the coding sequence ATGAAAAAAATCAAAGAAATCATTGTTGTAGAAGGTAAGGACGATACCGTAGCGATAAAAAGGGCTGTTAATGCCGATACGATAGAAACGAACGGATCAGCGGTGAATGAATCATGTATTGAGCAGGTTAGGCTTGCACAACAGACCCGAGGTGCGATCATTTTCACAGATCCCGATTTTCCCGGTCAAAAAATCAGGAATATCATTTCAGAACAGGTAAAAGGCTGTAAACACGCCTTTTTAACGAAGAAGGAAGCCCTCCCTAAGTCGGGCAGGGGGATCGGTGTGGAGCATGCTTCCCCTGAGGCAATCCGTAATGCTTTGAAGGATGCACAATTGATGGATGAAGAGGCTTCGGAAGAAATTTCACAGCAGGATTTAATCGATGCAGGTTTAATAGGCGGTCCTGGTGCCAAGGAACGAAGGGAAAGACTTGGAACCATTTTGAAAATCGGATTCACCAATGGAAAGCAGTTATATAAACGACTGAAAATGTTCCAAATATCAACCGAGACTTTTTATGAAGCGATGATACAGATCAATCAGGAGGAAAACCATGAATAA
- the rsmA gene encoding 16S rRNA (adenine(1518)-N(6)/adenine(1519)-N(6))-dimethyltransferase RsmA, giving the protein MNKDIATPVRTKDILKKYGFSFKKSLGQNFLIDTNILKRIVDHAHLTEESGAIEIGPGIGALTEQLAKSSKKVTAFEIDQRLLPILSDTLAPYDNVNIIHGDVLKADVKKVIEEEFTGFSDIMVVANLPYYVTTPIILKLLSENLPIRGIVCMLQKEVADRIAAKPGTKEYGSLSIAIQYYTEAETVMIVPKTVFMPQPNVDSAVIRLTKRVNPIVEVLDEEFFFIVTRASFAQRRKTILNNLTSQLPDGKTKKELIIAALEASEVDPSRRGETLSIAEFGRLSDALLPNFK; this is encoded by the coding sequence ATGAATAAGGATATTGCAACCCCCGTCAGGACGAAGGATATACTGAAAAAGTACGGATTCTCCTTTAAAAAGAGCTTAGGCCAAAACTTTTTAATCGATACGAATATTTTGAAGCGCATCGTCGATCATGCCCATTTGACAGAGGAAAGCGGAGCGATTGAGATCGGCCCGGGAATCGGAGCTTTGACGGAACAACTTGCGAAAAGCAGTAAAAAGGTTACGGCATTCGAAATTGATCAGCGTTTACTGCCGATCTTATCGGATACATTGGCCCCTTATGACAATGTGAACATCATTCACGGAGATGTTCTAAAGGCGGACGTGAAAAAGGTCATCGAGGAAGAATTCACTGGCTTCTCGGATATAATGGTCGTGGCAAATCTGCCGTACTACGTGACGACGCCAATCATTTTAAAGCTATTGTCCGAGAATCTTCCGATCAGGGGCATCGTGTGCATGCTGCAGAAGGAAGTGGCTGACCGAATTGCGGCTAAACCCGGAACGAAGGAATACGGTTCCTTATCGATTGCCATTCAATATTATACGGAAGCCGAGACCGTGATGATCGTTCCCAAAACGGTATTCATGCCTCAGCCTAATGTCGATTCAGCAGTAATTCGTCTTACTAAGCGGGTTAATCCTATCGTAGAGGTCCTTGATGAGGAATTCTTCTTCATTGTCACAAGGGCCAGCTTCGCGCAGCGCCGGAAAACGATTTTAAACAACTTAACGAGCCAGCTTCCGGATGGAAAAACGAAAAAAGAACTTATAATTGCTGCTCTCGAAGCATCGGAAGTGGATCCGTCCAGACGTGGTGAAACATTGAGCATTGCCGAATTTGGCCGCTTGAGTGATGCACTTTTGCCAAATTTCAAATAA
- the yabG gene encoding sporulation peptidase YabG: MNIQINDIVGRVSYKCDVLFRVIDIRDIAGRREAVLYGEDIRLIADAPFQDLMIINDHERNDRQRSNEALQEQSYRLLTQDLELQQQKNGYQSSNGYRYSGEYFQIPGRVLHVDGDASYLRKCLDLYQKFGIPVNGVYCNEKEMPQRIGGLLDHYRPDILVVTGHDAYSKSKGPMSDINAYRHSNDFVQTVREARRKVSHLDQLIIFAGACQSHFESLIQAGANFASSPSRVNIHALDPVYIVGKVSFTPYIENIHVWDVLRNTLTGEKGLGGIETRGVLRTGLPFKPFQEE, translated from the coding sequence ATGAATATTCAAATAAACGATATTGTTGGTCGGGTTTCTTATAAATGTGACGTGCTGTTCCGGGTAATCGATATCCGTGATATTGCCGGTAGACGTGAAGCAGTCCTTTATGGGGAAGATATCCGACTGATCGCAGATGCACCTTTTCAAGATTTAATGATCATTAATGATCATGAAAGAAATGATCGCCAAAGGTCGAATGAAGCGTTACAAGAACAATCTTACCGCTTATTGACACAAGACCTTGAGCTGCAGCAGCAAAAAAATGGCTATCAATCCAGTAATGGTTATCGCTATAGCGGTGAATATTTTCAGATACCAGGCAGGGTCCTCCATGTTGATGGAGATGCATCTTACTTAAGGAAATGCCTTGATTTATACCAAAAATTCGGCATTCCGGTCAATGGTGTCTATTGCAATGAAAAGGAAATGCCTCAACGCATCGGGGGGCTGCTGGACCATTACAGACCGGATATCCTTGTTGTCACTGGTCACGACGCCTATTCAAAATCAAAAGGGCCGATGTCCGATATCAATGCTTACCGTCACTCAAACGACTTTGTCCAGACAGTGAGGGAGGCGAGAAGGAAGGTCTCGCATTTAGACCAGCTGATTATATTTGCCGGTGCTTGTCAATCTCATTTTGAATCACTTATCCAAGCTGGGGCAAATTTTGCGAGCTCTCCTTCGCGTGTCAATATTCATGCTCTTGATCCCGTATATATCGTCGGAAAAGTTAGCTTCACTCCTTATATCGAGAATATTCATGTATGGGATGTCCTTCGGAATACGTTAACGGGTGAGAAAGGATTAGGCGGGATTGAAACAAGAGGGGTGTTACGGACCGGACTGCCATTCAAGCCATTTCAGGAAGAATGA
- the veg gene encoding biofilm formation stimulator Veg — protein MPKTLADIKTALDSNLGKRLLLKANGGRRKTVERFGTLAETYPAVFVIELDQDENAFERVSYSYADVLTETVELTFLNKQQEM, from the coding sequence ATGCCAAAAACTCTAGCTGATATTAAAACTGCACTTGATTCAAACCTGGGTAAAAGATTGCTCTTAAAAGCAAATGGTGGAAGAAGAAAGACTGTAGAACGTTTTGGAACTTTGGCGGAAACTTATCCGGCTGTTTTTGTAATTGAGCTCGACCAAGATGAAAATGCGTTTGAAAGAGTATCTTACAGCTATGCGGATGTTTTAACGGAAACCGTAGAACTAACATTTTTAAACAAACAACAAGAGATGTAA
- a CDS encoding protein sspF, translating into MSRRKGIMSDGLKEELAKELGFYDVVQKEGWGGIRAKDAGNMVKLAIEKAQRQLVNKE; encoded by the coding sequence TTGAGCAGGAGAAAAGGGATTATGTCAGATGGTCTTAAAGAGGAATTGGCAAAAGAACTTGGATTTTACGATGTGGTCCAGAAAGAAGGCTGGGGAGGAATCCGGGCCAAGGACGCAGGGAACATGGTGAAGCTTGCTATCGAAAAAGCACAACGTCAATTGGTGAACAAAGAGTAA
- the ispE gene encoding 4-(cytidine 5'-diphospho)-2-C-methyl-D-erythritol kinase: MKLMEKAPAKINLALDVLFKRPDGYHEVEMIMTTVDLADRIELKEIKGNHIQILSHNRFVPDDHRNLAYQAAFILKERFGIKKGVSITIEKNIPVAAGLAGGSSDAAATLRGLNRLWKLGLSMDELAEIGAEIGSDVSFCVYGGTALAKGRGEKITHLPAPPKCWVILAKPTIGVSTADIYKRLQISKMDHPDVPGMISAIKENSYQDVCAGLGNVLEQVTLQLYPEVANIKDQMKTFGADSVLMSGSGPTVFGLVEHDSRMQRIYNGLRGFCDQVYAVRLLGDRNNLE, from the coding sequence TTGAAGCTTATGGAAAAAGCCCCGGCTAAGATTAACTTGGCTTTGGATGTGCTTTTCAAACGGCCTGACGGGTATCATGAGGTGGAAATGATCATGACGACAGTCGACCTTGCCGATAGAATTGAACTGAAGGAAATAAAGGGAAACCATATACAAATTCTATCACATAATCGATTCGTTCCGGATGATCATCGGAATTTAGCTTATCAAGCCGCATTTATTCTAAAGGAACGTTTTGGGATCAAAAAAGGTGTTTCTATAACTATAGAGAAAAATATACCTGTAGCAGCTGGATTAGCTGGTGGAAGCAGTGACGCCGCCGCTACCTTGAGAGGCTTAAATAGACTGTGGAAGCTTGGGCTTTCCATGGATGAACTTGCGGAAATAGGAGCTGAGATTGGCTCTGATGTGTCATTTTGTGTATATGGGGGGACGGCATTGGCGAAGGGGCGCGGCGAAAAGATCACGCATCTGCCGGCACCGCCGAAATGCTGGGTCATTTTAGCGAAGCCGACAATCGGCGTTTCCACGGCTGATATATACAAAAGGCTCCAAATTTCAAAAATGGACCATCCGGATGTACCTGGAATGATCTCGGCCATCAAGGAAAACAGTTACCAGGATGTATGTGCTGGGTTAGGTAATGTTCTGGAGCAAGTGACATTGCAGTTATATCCAGAGGTTGCAAATATTAAAGATCAAATGAAGACATTTGGTGCAGATTCGGTATTGATGAGCGGTAGTGGTCCGACCGTTTTCGGTTTGGTGGAACATGACTCGCGGATGCAAAGAATATATAACGGTCTGCGCGGATTTTGTGATCAAGTCTATGCGGTTCGTTTATTGGG